One part of the Lotus japonicus ecotype B-129 chromosome 2, LjGifu_v1.2 genome encodes these proteins:
- the LOC130738702 gene encoding protein AGENET DOMAIN (AGD)-CONTAINING P1-like, giving the protein MVEYTYCEQGTNPRVEFVSIDNLRPRPPLKPHHDFKSGDKVDTYNDKGSWLEGHITSTLSDGRSFVCYNDPNQKFLFPNEKLRAHHEWIDDHWGPPTQQPKKAEQELFRKGDWVEVSSDVDGYLETWFLAEVVEVRVQGKFKYLVRYKHLLDDNSPKYLEEEIDAQHIRPLAPNTRDGDAKLGLVGKVDTWHIGDCDAKYKLGDRVDAWSLSGWRYAKIIEVQNDNIYKVFLKGDEQEKDNFDPITLRRHYDWVDRKWEIASQGSSCSSDEEYGFAQI; this is encoded by the exons ATGGTGGAGTATACTTACTGCGAGCAAGGCACCAATCCCCGGGTAGAATTCGTGAGCATTGACAATCTCCGGCCACGCCCTCCGCTGAAGCCCCACCATGACTTCAAGTCCGGCGACAAGGTGGACACCTACAACGACAAAGGCAGCTGGTTGGAGGGTCACATAACCAGCACATTAAGCGATGGCAGATCCTTCGTGTGTTATAATGACCCCAATCAAAAGTTCTTGTTTCCCAATGAGAAGCTCAGGGCGCACCATGAATGGATCGATGACCATTGGGGGCCTCCAACACAACAACCAAAGAAGGCGGAACAG GAGTTGTTTAGAAAGGGCGACTGGGTTGAGGTTTCCAGTGACGTGGACGGTTATCTAGAAACTTGGTTTCTTGCTGAAGTTGTTGAGGTAAGGGTACAAGGGAAGTTCAAGTACCTTGTTCGGTACAAGCATTTACTGGATGATAACTCTCCCAAGTATCTTGAAGAGGAGATTGATGCCCAACATATAAGGCCTCTTGCGCCCAATACTAGAGATGGTGATGCTAAACTTGGACTAGTGGGCAAAGTTGATACTTGGCATATTGGTGATTGTGATGCTAAATATAAACTAGGTGATAGAGTTGATGCTTGGTCTCTTTCGGGCTGGAGGTATGCTAAGATTATTGAGGTTCAGAACGATAACATATATAAAGTTTTCTTGAAGGGTGACGAACAAGAAAAGGATAACTTTGACCCCATCACATTGAGACGGCATTATGACTGGGTTGATCGCAAATGGGAAATAGCTTCTCAG GGCAGCAGCTGTAGCTCTGATGAGGAGTACGGATTTGCTCAAATTTAG